Proteins co-encoded in one Hymenobacter swuensis DY53 genomic window:
- a CDS encoding DUF167 domain-containing protein, whose product MPILHLKAKPNGRRNQLEIAADGTVTVRLNAPAQDGKANACLLGYLAEVFGVSKSSVTLLSGHTAPFKKVEVAGLTESECAAVLMRFRAA is encoded by the coding sequence GTGCCCATTCTGCATCTGAAAGCCAAACCCAACGGCCGCCGCAACCAGCTGGAAATAGCGGCTGACGGCACCGTAACGGTCCGGCTGAACGCCCCGGCTCAGGATGGTAAAGCCAACGCCTGCCTGCTGGGGTATCTGGCCGAAGTGTTCGGCGTGAGTAAATCCAGCGTTACACTCCTGAGCGGCCACACGGCTCCCTTTAAGAAAGTGGAAGTAGCGGGCCTCACCGAAAGCGAGTGTGCGGCAGTGCTGATGCGGTTCCGGGCCGCCTAA
- a CDS encoding response regulator yields the protein MRSVLLVEDDFFDTMTAKKAFEKFSVPHQLHTAFNGLEALDMLLGSNGVEAIRPLPEVILLDLNMPKMNGHEFLAEIRTHPELSEIPVFIITTSGMDVDRLNAQNLGVSGYILKPLDFESSPDMVDSMNLLEKLLR from the coding sequence ATGCGCTCCGTTCTGCTTGTTGAAGACGACTTTTTTGATACGATGACGGCTAAAAAGGCCTTCGAGAAATTCAGCGTGCCCCACCAACTGCACACGGCTTTCAATGGCTTGGAGGCGTTGGATATGCTGCTGGGCAGCAACGGCGTAGAGGCCATCCGGCCGCTGCCCGAAGTGATTCTGCTGGATCTGAACATGCCCAAAATGAACGGTCATGAGTTTCTGGCCGAAATTCGTACCCATCCCGAACTGAGCGAAATTCCGGTGTTCATCATTACCACCTCAGGAATGGATGTAGACCGCCTGAACGCCCAGAACCTGGGCGTGAGCGGCTACATTCTCAAACCCCTGGACTTCGAATCCAGCCCCGACATGGTAGACAGCATGAACCTGCTGGAGAAGCTCCTGCGCTAA
- a CDS encoding ATP-binding protein — protein MATLPNSSDIQPLLDALQFSPENVPLRRHVASLLRQVGRFTEAEDHYRLGLRQAPDDEELQLGLAETYAALQKTSAALVVLEEVLRAHPDHARAHLLHARVLAGAGGPPDEARAAYQQALQLDSSLRDQDLDEQLGLRPAAQPAGGGAPADYNATHVSAQGLDERALFAGLEKPKITFQDVGGMEVVKEEIGMKMIQPLLHPDLYKAYGKAAGGGLLLYGPPGCGKTYLARATAGEVKASFIHVGINDILDMWMGQSEKKLHELFELARMQAPCVLFFDEVDALAANRHDLRQSAGRTLINQFLEELDGARSSNDGVLILAATNAPWQLDPAFRRPGRFDRIVLVTPPDEPARVAILEVLLRGKPVADDLRLPALAAQTAGLSGADLQAVVDTAVEACLRESMKGGKPLPVQQSHLLAAAKQVRPSTKEWFATAKNYALYSNEGGTYDDILTYLGIKK, from the coding sequence ATGGCGACTCTGCCCAATTCCTCCGATATACAACCCTTACTCGACGCGCTACAGTTTTCGCCCGAAAACGTGCCGTTGCGCCGCCACGTAGCCAGCTTGCTGCGCCAGGTGGGTCGCTTTACCGAAGCTGAAGACCACTACCGCCTCGGCCTGCGCCAGGCCCCCGACGATGAGGAGCTGCAGCTGGGCCTAGCTGAAACCTACGCGGCCTTACAAAAGACTTCAGCGGCCTTGGTGGTGCTGGAAGAAGTGCTGCGTGCCCACCCCGACCACGCCCGCGCCCACCTGCTGCACGCCCGGGTGCTGGCCGGAGCCGGCGGCCCGCCCGACGAAGCCCGCGCCGCCTACCAGCAGGCGCTGCAGCTCGACAGCAGCCTGCGCGACCAGGACCTCGACGAGCAGCTGGGGTTGCGCCCGGCCGCTCAGCCCGCTGGCGGCGGCGCCCCCGCCGACTACAACGCCACCCACGTTTCGGCCCAGGGCCTAGACGAGCGCGCCCTGTTTGCGGGCCTGGAGAAGCCGAAAATCACGTTCCAGGACGTGGGCGGCATGGAGGTGGTGAAAGAGGAAATCGGCATGAAAATGATTCAGCCATTGCTGCACCCCGACCTCTACAAAGCCTATGGTAAGGCGGCCGGGGGCGGGCTGTTGCTGTACGGCCCGCCCGGCTGCGGCAAAACCTACCTGGCCCGCGCCACGGCCGGCGAGGTAAAGGCCTCTTTCATCCACGTCGGCATCAACGACATTCTGGACATGTGGATGGGCCAGAGCGAGAAGAAGCTGCACGAGCTGTTTGAGCTGGCCCGCATGCAGGCGCCCTGCGTGCTGTTTTTCGACGAGGTGGATGCCCTGGCTGCCAACCGCCACGACCTGCGCCAGAGCGCCGGCCGCACCCTCATCAACCAGTTTCTGGAGGAGCTGGACGGGGCCCGCAGCTCCAACGACGGCGTGCTCATTCTGGCCGCCACCAACGCCCCCTGGCAGCTCGACCCCGCCTTCCGCCGCCCCGGCCGCTTCGACCGGATTGTGCTGGTAACCCCGCCCGATGAGCCCGCCCGCGTGGCCATCTTGGAAGTGCTGCTGCGCGGCAAGCCCGTAGCCGACGACCTACGCCTGCCCGCCCTGGCTGCCCAGACCGCCGGCCTCTCCGGTGCCGACCTGCAGGCCGTGGTGGATACGGCCGTGGAAGCCTGCTTGCGTGAGTCGATGAAAGGCGGCAAACCGCTGCCGGTGCAGCAGAGTCATTTGCTGGCCGCCGCCAAACAGGTGCGCCCCAGCACCAAGGAGTGGTTTGCCACGGCCAAAAATTACGCCCTCTATTCCAATGAAGGCGGTACCTACGACGACATTCTGACTTACCTGGGCATCAAAAAGTAG
- a CDS encoding ZIP family metal transporter, with translation MYAFPTWAVAGFWGLVSGSALLLGAAIGYFAKVPQRLIAAIMAFGSGVLISTLSLELMEEAYKKGGFDSTGLGFVGGAAVYTLANWLLARYGAKHRKRSGHLQGQERTAVQQGKTEGTDAGDDNGMALAMGALLDGIPESIVIGLSMLAGGGVSMVAVVAIFLSNLPEGLSSAAGMRKAGRRPAYVLGLWAGIAVISGVASLVGYTVFSGFSPEVVAATTAVAAGAVLAMIADTMIPEAFEVAHNFTGLITVLGFLVSFVLSKLGE, from the coding sequence ATGTACGCTTTTCCCACCTGGGCCGTGGCCGGCTTCTGGGGCCTGGTTTCGGGCTCCGCGCTGTTGCTGGGCGCGGCCATTGGCTATTTTGCCAAAGTACCGCAGCGGCTTATTGCCGCCATTATGGCGTTTGGCAGCGGTGTGCTTATTTCCACGCTTTCTTTGGAACTGATGGAGGAAGCCTACAAAAAAGGTGGTTTCGACTCTACCGGGCTGGGATTTGTGGGCGGTGCGGCCGTGTATACGCTGGCTAATTGGCTACTGGCGCGCTACGGAGCCAAGCACCGCAAACGCTCCGGCCACCTTCAGGGCCAGGAACGCACCGCCGTGCAGCAGGGTAAAACCGAAGGCACTGATGCGGGCGACGACAACGGCATGGCCCTGGCCATGGGGGCGCTGCTGGATGGTATTCCCGAAAGCATTGTTATTGGGCTAAGCATGCTGGCCGGAGGAGGCGTTAGCATGGTAGCGGTAGTGGCCATTTTTCTGAGCAACCTACCCGAGGGCCTGAGCAGTGCCGCCGGCATGCGCAAAGCCGGCCGGCGGCCCGCCTATGTGCTGGGGCTCTGGGCCGGCATTGCAGTTATTTCGGGGGTGGCGTCCCTGGTTGGCTACACGGTTTTCAGCGGCTTCTCGCCCGAGGTAGTGGCCGCTACTACCGCCGTGGCCGCCGGCGCAGTCCTGGCCATGATTGCCGATACCATGATTCCGGAGGCCTTCGAAGTGGCCCACAATTTTACGGGGCTGATTACCGTACTGGGCTTTCTGGTGTCGTTTGTGCTCAGCAAGCTGGGCGAGTGA
- a CDS encoding endonuclease III domain-containing protein gives MRTLLRVGRQVKPSVFSDSLTERQELALWVHAKLCAEYGAPFPFFSTKDPLSELISSLLSHRTRNQDSHRAYQQLRARFPTWEEVRDAPVAEVEAAISPCTWPEQKAPRLQQVLREVSQRCDGGPCELEFLADLPIPEARAWLEQLPGVGPKTSAAVLLFSTLRRPAMPVDSHHHRVAQRLGLIGPKVGEAAAHTQLAALLPPDWDAQLVYDHHEALMFHGQKCCYFHTPACGRCVVLARCPFGQSRVS, from the coding sequence ATGAGGACGTTGCTTCGCGTAGGCAGGCAGGTGAAGCCGTCTGTTTTTTCCGATTCGCTGACCGAGCGTCAGGAGTTAGCCCTTTGGGTACATGCAAAGCTATGCGCCGAGTATGGAGCCCCTTTCCCTTTTTTCAGCACCAAGGACCCGCTTAGTGAGTTGATCAGCTCCCTGCTTTCCCACCGCACCCGCAACCAGGATTCGCACCGGGCCTACCAGCAGCTGCGGGCCCGCTTCCCGACCTGGGAGGAAGTGCGCGACGCCCCGGTAGCCGAAGTAGAGGCCGCCATCAGCCCCTGCACCTGGCCCGAGCAGAAAGCACCCCGTCTCCAGCAGGTACTGCGCGAAGTAAGCCAGCGCTGCGACGGCGGCCCCTGCGAGCTGGAATTTCTGGCCGATTTACCCATTCCGGAGGCCCGGGCGTGGCTGGAGCAGCTACCCGGCGTGGGGCCCAAAACCAGCGCGGCCGTGCTGCTGTTCAGCACCCTGCGCCGCCCCGCCATGCCCGTGGATAGCCACCACCACCGCGTGGCCCAGCGGCTGGGGCTCATCGGCCCCAAAGTAGGCGAGGCGGCGGCTCATACCCAGCTGGCGGCCCTGCTCCCACCCGACTGGGACGCCCAGCTGGTGTATGACCACCACGAAGCCCTGATGTTTCACGGGCAGAAGTGCTGCTACTTCCACACGCCGGCCTGCGGGCGGTGCGTGGTGCTGGCACGGTGCCCGTTCGGCCAGAGCCGGGTTTCGTAA
- a CDS encoding ammonium transporter produces the protein MTPTSSSLKPSKSLFALGTLLVLALLAAFVQVPHPAAVPGSLNGADVAWMLTATAFVLIMTPGLSFFYGGMVRPKNVISTMLQSFVALGVISVLFYFVGFSLCYGDSWHGLIGNPLTFALLRNVGTAPNPAFAATIPFILFFAFQLKFAIITPALITGSFAERVRFKGYLAFMVLFSLFIYCPLAHWTWHPEGFLRKWGVLDFAGGTVVHISAGVAALAGAMVLGRRSANLRPTSFSTPNVPYVLLGTGLLWFGWFGFNAGSALGANELAALSFVNTNLASAAALIAWVLIEVVRGGKPTAVGACTGAVVGLVAITPAAGYVDYGQSILFGVLSAIISHAAVHWQNSRTTIDDTLDVFPCHGLGGIVGMLLTGVFADKVGLIHGTFTTFGYHLLGLLIVITYSFVGAWILLKITDRIFGLRVKLQEEELGLDLSQHEESTYHIDEEFERTYRRELATENA, from the coding sequence ATGACTCCTACATCTTCCTCCCTGAAACCTAGCAAGAGTCTGTTCGCGTTGGGCACACTGCTGGTGCTGGCACTGCTGGCAGCCTTTGTGCAGGTGCCGCACCCGGCTGCCGTGCCCGGCTCCCTCAACGGAGCCGATGTAGCCTGGATGCTCACGGCCACGGCTTTTGTGCTGATTATGACGCCGGGTCTGTCGTTCTTCTACGGGGGCATGGTACGGCCCAAAAATGTCATCAGTACCATGCTGCAGAGCTTTGTGGCGCTGGGCGTGATTTCAGTGCTGTTCTATTTTGTGGGCTTTTCGCTGTGCTACGGCGACTCCTGGCACGGGCTCATTGGCAATCCGCTCACGTTTGCGCTGCTGCGCAATGTGGGCACCGCCCCTAATCCGGCCTTTGCTGCTACCATTCCGTTCATCCTGTTCTTCGCCTTTCAGCTCAAGTTTGCCATCATCACTCCGGCCTTGATTACCGGCTCGTTTGCCGAGCGGGTGCGGTTCAAGGGCTATCTGGCCTTCATGGTGCTGTTCAGCCTGTTTATCTACTGCCCGCTGGCCCACTGGACCTGGCACCCCGAGGGCTTCCTGCGCAAATGGGGCGTGCTCGATTTTGCCGGTGGCACGGTAGTACATATTTCGGCAGGCGTGGCGGCCCTGGCGGGGGCAATGGTATTAGGCAGGCGCTCGGCCAACCTGCGGCCGACTTCATTTTCCACGCCCAACGTGCCATACGTGCTGCTGGGAACCGGCCTGCTGTGGTTTGGGTGGTTTGGCTTCAATGCCGGCTCGGCGCTGGGAGCCAATGAGCTGGCGGCATTGTCCTTTGTGAATACCAACCTGGCCTCGGCGGCGGCCCTCATTGCCTGGGTGCTGATTGAGGTAGTGCGCGGCGGCAAACCTACGGCCGTGGGGGCCTGCACCGGCGCAGTAGTGGGGCTGGTGGCCATTACGCCCGCTGCCGGCTACGTCGATTATGGTCAGAGCATCCTGTTTGGGGTGCTGTCGGCTATTATCAGCCACGCGGCCGTGCACTGGCAGAACTCCCGCACCACCATCGATGATACGCTGGATGTCTTTCCCTGCCACGGATTGGGCGGTATTGTGGGCATGCTGCTCACGGGTGTGTTTGCTGATAAGGTGGGCCTGATTCATGGCACCTTCACCACCTTCGGCTACCACCTGCTGGGCCTGCTCATCGTGATAACCTACTCATTCGTGGGGGCCTGGATCCTCCTTAAAATAACTGACCGTATCTTCGGATTGCGCGTAAAGCTGCAGGAAGAGGAGCTTGGTCTCGACCTAAGCCAGCACGAAGAATCCACTTACCACATCGACGAAGAATTTGAGCGCACATACCGTCGCGAACTGGCCACGGAAAACGCGTAA